From a single Schistosoma mansoni strain Puerto Rico chromosome 4, complete genome genomic region:
- a CDS encoding cadherin-related yields MPQIQAVDDDAGENGTVIYFIHSGNDQNYFTLHKNTGTLSINKEIPYTAIGGLTLKIEARDCGQPYHYTRTDLILEIDDSPSKAYLSMNLYHLNNDDNDEFMVHSIPDCLSQFSSIGGQTSLELTNYPNGRLLSSPYQDSMLDKCSNRNISTEYWDYNNDNNNQGGINTIKMNRNNDLMDHQKIEIYIPSCQYMKMMDLTDETDLKYSYDARSNYYDETQRKFSLKAYPNDGIIQ; encoded by the exons ATACAAGCTGTAGACGATGATGCCGGCGAAAATGGTACAGTCATATATTTTATACATTCTGGAAATGATCAGAATTATTTTACATTACATAAAAACACTGGAACACTCAGTATCAATAAAGAAATTCCATATACTGCAATAGGTGGACTAACTCTAAAAATAGAAGCAAGAGATTGTGGACAACCATATCATTATACTAGAACTGATTTAATTTTAGAAATTGATGATTCCCCTTCAAAAGCTTATCTTTCTATGAAtctttatcatttaaataatgatgataatgatgaattta TGGTTCATTCAATACCTGATTGCTTATCACAGTTTTCTAGTATTGGAGGTCAAACAAGTTTAGAATTAACAAACTATCCAAATGGTCGACTATTATCATCTCCCTACCAAGATTCAATGTTAGATAAATGTTCTAATAGGAACATATCAACAGAATATTGggattataataatgataataataatcaagggggaataaatacaattaaaatgaaCCGAAATAATGATCTAATGGATCATCAAAAGATTGAAATATATATCCCTTCATGTcaatatatgaaaatgatggATCTAACAGATGAGACAgatttaaaatattcatatgaTGCAAGGTCAAACTATTATGATGAAACACAACGAAAATTTAGTTTAAAAGCTTATCCGAATGATGgaattattcaataa